In Uranotaenia lowii strain MFRU-FL chromosome 2, ASM2978415v1, whole genome shotgun sequence, one genomic interval encodes:
- the LOC129745186 gene encoding probable 4-coumarate--CoA ligase 1 has product MLKTRNKLTFYDETTKIWKGVEEPCPFDPNQSLGKLILNSLAKTPSKITQISADIGVEVTCAELRLQAIRIAQNLTKMGYRMDDVFTIVANNGPLVAPVVFACFALGIPFNSLDPKFTRTDFAHMLGLVQPKVLFCDRETLDELLEALKMVELKPLIVLFGDRVQGFVHAEDLTKPTGVEESFEPTPIEDPSNHLAAIVCSSGTTGPSKGVCLSHSTCIANLGIFYECFPEDIVLSFSSLYWISGLGFLILATLTGATRVITRENFTSDLALELFEKYCVSLCFIQPEFLIHIFRNPRTASTDLSHLRMCPTGGALVTEDMRNCFRRFIPKAELMVCYGFSEAGRAMFHTKGNYHRGNSAGYLMSNCLAKIIDDDGNALDIGQRGELVVKPKYAFMGYYKNEKATTELRDSDGWLHSGDIAWIDEDGFLHIADRKKSIFRFRGIHIYPNELELVIRSVPGVVSVVVAGITVDGTDLPAALVMKAEGDELDANQIHQKMKAVLPDYKLLHGGVYFVDSLPMTPNGKLARNECRLILNTLYHEKKEEKLKTPNKK; this is encoded by the exons ATGTTGAAAACCCGAAATAAGCTCACATTTTACGATGAAACCACAAAAATCTGGAAAGGCGTTGAAGAGCCATGCCCGTTCGATCCCAACCAATCGCTTGGAAAACTCATTTTGAACTCTCTAGCCAAAACACCGTCCAAAATCACCCAAATCAGTGCCGACATCGGTGTTGAGGTTACCTGCGCGGAGCTACGGCTGCAAGCGATTCGAATAGCGCAGAATTTGACCAAGATGGGCTATCGAATGGATGACGTCTTCACCATAGTGGCCAACAACGGTCCACTGGTAGCTCCGGTGGTGTTTGCTTGCTTCGCTCTAGGAATACCCTTCAATTCGCTCGATCCCAAGTTCACACGAACAGACTTTGCTCACATGCTGGGATTGGTTCAACCGAAGGTACTGTTTTGCGATCGGGAAACGTTAGACGAATTACTAGAAGCCCTGAAGATGGTTGAGTTGAAACCACTAATCGTACTGTTTGGTGATCGTGTTCAGGGATTTGTACACGCGGAAGATTTGACGAAACCAACAGGAGTCGAAGAAAGTTTTGA GCCAACTCCCATTGAAGATCCTTCAAATCATCTGGCCGCCATAGTTTGTTCATCCGGGACAACTGGTCCTTCCAAGGGAGTAtgtctttcacattcaacctgCATTGCGAACCTGGGAATATTCTACGAGTGCTTTCCTGAAGACATCGTTCTCTCATTCAGTTCCTTGTACTGGATTTCCGGACTAGGGTTCTTGATTCTTGCCACACTGACTGGCGCTACGCGGGTCATAACCAGGGAAAATTTTACCAGTGATTTAGCTCTTGAACTGTTTGAGAAGTATTGTGTATCCCTGTGCTTCATTCAACCTGAGTTTCTCATACACATATTCAGGAATCCACGTACCGCAAGTACGGATCTATCGCATCTTCGAATGTGTCCCACTGGAGGTGCCCTTGTAACTGAAGATATGAGAAACTGCTTCCGTCGTTTCATTCCGAAAGCTGAATTGATGGTTTGCTACGGATTCTCGGAGGCTGGAAGAGCTATGTTCCATACCAAGGGAAACTATCATCGTGGTAATAGCGCTGGTTATCTGATGTCCAACTGTTTGGCCAAAATTATCGACGATGATGGGAATGCCTTGGATATCGGCCAAAGAGGAGAACTGGTGGTAAAACCAAAATACGCGTTTATGGGATACTACAAGAATGAAAAAGCTACCACCGAGCTACGGGACTCAGATGGTTGGCTGCATTCTGGGGATATTGCATGGATTGATGAGGACGGTTTTCTGCACATCGCCGATAGAAAGAAGTCCATTTTTAGGTTCCGTGGCATTCACATTTACCCCAACGAACTGGAACTTGTGATTCGAAGTGTTCCCGGTGTGGTTAGTGTGGTCGTGGCAGGAATCACTGTCGATGGAACGGATCTTCCGGCAGCTCTGGTTATGAAAGCTGAAGGTGATGAGCTCGATGCCAATCAGATCCACCAAAAGATGAAAGCAGTGCTGCCAGATTACAAACTGTTGCACGGAGGCGTTTACTTTGTTGACTCACTACCGATGACTCCAAATGGAAAGCTGGCACGGAATGAATGTCGCCTTATTTTGAATACGTTGTATCATGAGAAGAAAGAGGAAAAGCTTAAAACCCCAAATAAAAAGTAG
- the LOC129742386 gene encoding uncharacterized protein K02A2.6-like codes for MEKWEIQTFKFKAIPRNIVRYEWIKYKRNFDFIVAASGETDKTRIKNIFLARAGLDLQEVFASIPGADVAENGNEGIDPYAVAIQHLDAYFSPKQHETFERNVFWTLKPNPEETIGKFMLRCQDQASKCNFGSTAQESRAISVIDKVILFAPNDLKEQLLQKDALDIDQVAKIVSSYESVKPQAQLMNMSSSGASESFGINSDERSSINQIRFPSFNECTRCGNDKHRANDLKCPARKKECGKCKRMGHYAVKCRTPTTKRKFAEENRPGPSNRFKRYRINEIESDRERESRSFIFNINDGGELLWLKLGGVTLQLLIDSGCMKNIINEKAWEYLKNNEAKIRNQVKHCSEVFLPYGEKAKPLTVLGKFDACISIDDEGKLIEEVATFYVVLGGQQCLLGRTTAMSLGVLFIGLPSTDGIYMIESTQKRPFPRIKGVQIEIPIDTSVAPVCQHPRRPPIALLSKIEEKLTSLLVSDIIEPVEGGCQWVSPLVTVVKDNGDLRLCVDMRRANQAILRERHIMHTIEDFLPRFTSAKYFSRLDIKEAFHQVELKEESRYITTFITHMGLFRYKRLMYGIVVAPEIFQRILEQVLSRCKNTVNFIDDILVFGSTEEEHDAELKVVLSILKDREILLNQEKCLFKVNSLEFLGHTISSEGIRPSNRKVEALQRFRPPITAEEVRSFLGLVTYVGRFLPNLATITAPLRELTRSGIKFVWGTKQEESFMKIKNMISNVQQLYFFDNTFRTRLIADASPVALGAVLIQFESSTDCEPRPIAYASKSLTSTEQRYCQTEKEALALVWGVESGPPISSNNSPSETFDAESKFMVLAVMESAAIDVQELEDATRSDSVLNSVKECLRSRNWDKEQAKPFSSFKDELGLVGDLLVRGNKLVVPIKLKSRMLDIAHEGHPGESLMKRRLRERVWWPGMDKDAVSRVKTCEGCRLVGLPSKPEPMSRRPLPSGPWIDTAIDFLGPLPCGYPRTITLDNAKQFIGTELEMYCKYHGITLNHSTPYWPQENGLVERQNRSLIKRLQISAAFGRDWKQDLQDYLIMYYTTPHSITGKTPTELMYGHTIRSKLPAIGDVETVPPQTEFRDRDQQLKEKGKEMEDTRRRARKSSIESGDTVLMQNLKPGNKLLTTFSPKQYLVLSRSGSRATVEDLQNGKSYDRNVAHLKKIVQPEIVSDGVPFNNSDDQDELQASSEEDFHGFDSEVTNSETNSSEPIIPARQRRSAKKPSRFNDYYM; via the exons ATGGAGAAGTGGGAGATACAAACTTTCAAATTTAAGGCTATTCCCCGTAACATTGTTCGGTACGAATGGATCAAGTATAAGCGAAATTTCGATTTCATCGTTGCGGCTTCAGGGGAGACCGACAAAACTCGTATCAAGAATATTTTTCTTGCACGAGCCGGACTAGACCTCCAGGAGGTATTCGCGTCGATCCCGGGTGCCGATGTGGCTGAAAACGGAAACGAGGGGATTGACCCATACGCGGTCGCTATACAGCATCTAGACGCATACTTCTCCCCTAAGCAACACGAGACGTTTGAGAGGAATGTTTTCTGGACACTCAAACCGAATCCGGAGGAGACAATCGGAAAGTTTATGTTGCGTTGTCAGGATCAGGCTAGCAAGTGTAACTTTGGAAGTACGGCTCAGGAAAGCAGAGCCATAAGTGTCATTGACAAAGTCATTCTTTTTGCCCCTAATGAtctgaaagaacaacttttgcAAAAAGATGCACTCGATATTGACCAAGTCGCTAAAATTGTCAGTTCATATGAGTCGGTGAAGCCTCAAGCTCAGCTGATGAATATGTCATCTTCGGGAGCCTCCGAGTCCTTTGGGATAAATAGTGATGAGAGGAGTAGCATCAACCAAATCCGATTTCCCTCCTTCAACGAATGTACAAGATGTGGAAACGACAAACATCGGGCTAACGATCTTAAGTGTCCAGCTCGTAAAAAGGAGTGtggcaagtgcaaacgaatGGGACATTATGCCGTAAAATGTCGAACACCTACAACTAAAAGGAAGTTTGCGGAAGAAAATAGACCAGGTCCTAGCAACAGATTCAAGAGATACCGCATAAACGAGATCGAGAGCGACAGGGAAAGGGAATCTCGAAGTTTCATATTTAATATAAACGACGGCGGAGAATTACTTTGGCTCAAGCTTGGTGGAGTAACGTTACAGTTACTGATTGATTCGGGCTGCatgaaaaatataatcaatGAAAAGGCGTGGGAATACTTGAAGAACAATGAAGCGAAGATAAGAAACCAAGTGAAGCATTGCAGCGAAGTGTTTCTGCCGTATGGGGAAAAAGCCAAACCGTTGACTGTCCTTGGGAAGTTTGACGCATGCATATCAATTGATGACGAAGGAAAACTCATTGAAGag GTTGCGACGTTTTACGTGGTACTCGGAGGCCAACAGTGCTTGTTAGGTCGTACCACAGCTATGAGTCTGGGGGTTTTATTTATCGGATTACCGAGCACTGACGGAATTTACATGATTGAGTCTACGCAAAAACGGCCATTCCCGAGAATCAAAGGCGTTCAAATCGAGATACCTATTGACACAAGTGTTGCGCCGGTGTGCCAACATCCTCGTCGTCCCCCAATTGCTCTTTTATCCAAAATAGAGGAAAAGCTAACCTCTTTGCTTGTTAGTGACATCATCGAGCCGGTAGAAGGCGGCTGTCAATGGGTTTCACCATTAGTAACAGTGGTTAAGGATAATGGGGACCTTCGATTGTGCGTCGACATGCGCCGCGCAAACCAGGCGATTTTGCGAGAGCGTCATATTATGCACACGATTGAGGATTTTTTGCCCAGATTCACGTCCGCGAAGTATTTTAGTCGTCTTGACATAAAAGAGGCTTTTCATCAAGTGGAGTTGAAAGAAGAAAGCCGTTACATAACAACCTTCATAACCCACATGGGCCTCTTTCGCTATAAACGGCTGATGTACGGAATTGTAGTTGCTCCAGAGATCTTCCAGCGAATCTTGGAGCAAGTTTTGAGTCGCTGCAAAAACACCGTCAATTTTATCGACGATATCCTTGTCTTTGGTAGCACAGAAGAAGAACATGATGCGGAACTAAAGGTAGTACTATCGATTCTGAAAGATCGTGAAATCCTCTTAAACCAAGAGAAATGTCTGTTCAAGGTTAATAGTTTGGAATTTCTCGGACACACGATCTCGTCGGAAGGCATCAGACCGTCAAACCGTAAAGTTGAGGCTCTTCAAAGATTTCGACCACCAATCACCGCCGAGGAGGTACGAAGTTTCCTTGGGTTAGTGACGTACGTCGGACGCTTCCTCCCGAATCTAGCAACAATAACAGCACCGCTTCGCGAACTGACCCGGTCCGGCATTAAATTTGTATGGGGGACAAAACAAGAGGAATCCTTCATGAAGATTAAGAACATGATCAGTAATGTGCAGCAATTGTATTTTTTCGATAACACCTTCCGAACTAGGCTTATCGCGGATGCATCACCAGTAGCGTTGGGGGCGGTTTTAATACAATTCGAAAGTTCAACTGATTGCGAGCCACGACCGATTGCATACGCCAGCAAGAGTCTAACAAGCACCGAACAGAGATACTGTCAGACTGAGAAAGAGGCATTAGCCTTAGTTTGGGGGGTAGAAAG CGGACCCCCTATCTCGTCGAATAATTCGCCATCGGAGACGTTTGACGCGGAAAGTAAGTTCATGGTTTTAGCGGTAATGGAGTCCGCTGCAATCGACGTACAAGAACTTGAAGATGCCACCCGATCGGATTCAGTTCTCAACAGTGTCAAAGAATGTTTGCGGTCAAGAAATTGGGACAAAGAGCAGGCTAAACCATTTTCTTCATTCAAGGACGAACTTGGATTGGTAGGAGATTTGTTGGTCCGGGGAAACAAACTTGTCGTACCTATTAAACTTAAATCAAGAATGCTTGACATTGCCCATGAAGGACATCCGGGAGAGTCCTTAATGAAACGCCGTCTCCGTGAGCGCGTGTGGTGGCCGGGCATGGATAAAGATGCCGTGTCCCGAGTAAAGACGTGTGAAGGCTGTCGTCTGGTTGGACTACCAAGCAAACCGGAACCGATGAGCCGTCGCCCTCTACCTTCTGGACCATGGATCGACACCGCTATTGATTTTTTGGGTCCTCTGCCATGTG GTTACCCTCGTACCATTACGCTCGACAATGCCAAGCAGTTTATCGGCACTGAACTAGAGATGTACTGCAAGTACCACGGAATCACGTTGAATCATTCGACACCGTACTGGCCGCAAGAGAACGGCCTGGTGGAGCGACAGAACAGATCTCTCATAAAACGCCTTCAGATCAGTGCTGCCTTCGGAAGAGACTGGAAACAGGACCTGCAGGACTATCTTATCATGTACTATACGACGCCTCATTCCATAACCGGGAAAACGCCCACCGAACTAATGTATGGCCACACAATTCGATCTAAGCTCCCAGCAATTGGAGATGTTGAGACGGTTCCGCCACAAACAGAGTTCAGAGATCGGGACCAACAATTGAAAGAAAAGGGGAAGGAAATGGAAGACACTCGTCGTCGTGCAAGGAAGTCTTCAATAGAGTCAGGAGATACGGTTCTTATGCAGAACTTAAAACCTGGAAACAAGCTGCTCACCACCTTCAGCCCAAAACAATACCTTGTTCTGTCACGGTCTGGCTCACGGGCAACAGTCGAAGACCTCCAGAATGGCAAATCATATGATAGGAATGTTGCGCATCTTAAAAAGATTGTTCAGCCAGAGATTGTATCAGACGGGGTACCTTTCAATAACAGTGACGATCAAGATGAGTTGCAGGCGTCATCTGAAGAGGATTTCCATGGCTTTGATTCAGAGGTAACGAATTCCGAGACTAATTCATCTGAACCCATCATACCTGCTCGCCAGCGCAGATCAGCCAAGAAACCTAGTCGGTTCAATGACTACTACATGTAG